A window from Chitinivorax sp. PXF-14 encodes these proteins:
- a CDS encoding type II toxin-antitoxin system MqsA family antitoxin has translation MKCPVCGAAELIHDTRDLPYTYKGETTVIAAVTGDFCPACAESVLDAAESNRVMREMSAFSKQVNAAIVDPGFIMNVRKKLDLDQREAAEIFGGGINAFSRYENGKTKPPLALVKLFKLLDRHPDLLDEVRTA, from the coding sequence ATGAAATGCCCTGTTTGCGGTGCGGCGGAGCTGATCCACGACACGCGCGACCTGCCCTATACCTACAAGGGCGAAACCACCGTCATCGCAGCGGTGACGGGCGATTTCTGCCCGGCCTGTGCCGAGTCTGTCTTGGACGCGGCGGAATCGAACCGCGTCATGCGAGAAATGAGCGCCTTCTCCAAACAGGTGAACGCGGCCATCGTCGACCCTGGCTTCATTATGAATGTGCGCAAGAAGCTCGACCTCGACCAGCGGGAAGCTGCCGAAATCTTTGGCGGCGGCATCAATGCCTTCTCTCGCTACGAAAACGGCAAGACCAAGCCGCCGCTGGCCTTGGTCAAGCTGTTCAAGCTGCTGGATCGCCACCCCGATCTGCTCGACGAAGTTAGAACCGCCTGA
- a CDS encoding type II toxin-antitoxin system MqsR family toxin, which yields MEKRTPHCKLSVVKVLVEAGKVRTTHAARVGANELGLAFSDMLDVVMALTPADFYKSMTTHADHTVWQDVYRPSTQAGDVYLKLTVIDDVLIVSFKEL from the coding sequence GGAGAAACGAACCCCGCATTGCAAGCTGTCAGTCGTCAAAGTCTTGGTAGAGGCTGGCAAGGTGCGCACCACGCATGCGGCGCGAGTCGGCGCCAACGAGTTGGGGCTTGCCTTCTCCGACATGCTGGACGTTGTGATGGCACTGACGCCGGCGGACTTCTACAAGAGCATGACCACCCATGCCGATCACACGGTATGGCAGGACGTGTACCGCCCCAGCACGCAGGCGGGCGATGTGTACCTGAAGCTAACGGTCATTGATGACGTGCTGATCGTGTCCTTCAAGGAGCTATGA